A genomic segment from Fervidobacterium gondwanense DSM 13020 encodes:
- the sufU gene encoding Fe-S cluster assembly sulfur transfer protein SufU, translating into MIYSEFIMDYSKLKKFHGKIENAHKIEEGKNLSCGDEVTLYFLFDGDKIVDVKFEGHGCAISQASTNVMIEQLIGKTKQQAIEIMKNAENMMLGKEFDENVLGPIVNFYDVKNYPMRVKCFLLPWKTLELALNEEK; encoded by the coding sequence ATGATATATTCTGAATTCATCATGGATTACTCAAAGCTTAAGAAGTTCCACGGGAAGATAGAAAATGCACATAAGATTGAGGAAGGTAAGAACCTATCTTGCGGGGATGAAGTAACATTGTACTTTTTGTTTGACGGAGATAAGATAGTCGATGTAAAGTTCGAAGGGCATGGATGTGCAATAAGCCAAGCCTCAACAAATGTTATGATTGAGCAACTCATAGGGAAGACAAAACAACAAGCGATTGAAATAATGAAAAACGCTGAAAACATGATGCTTGGTAAAGAATTCGATGAAAATGTACTCGGTCCTATTGTGAACTTCTACGATGTGAAGAACTATCCAATGCGTGTAAAGTGCTTTTTACTTCCTTGGAAAACGCTTGAACTTGCTTTGAATGAGGAGAAATAG
- a CDS encoding SufS family cysteine desulfurase — MHSTVWSDEDFCKILSDFPSLSREINGKRLVYLDNAASTLKSKSVIEKMADFYLYHYSNIHRAVHTLASEATVEYENAREKVAKFLNAESTEVIFTSGTTMGINFLVNSLVKSGLLSSGDTVLLSQVEHHANLVPWVRLSKFYGFKVEYIEADEKGVITTEAIREAKKHKPKIVSITGQSNVTGQQMPLELIRETFNDSILIIDGAQLVPHKKIDVKKLNIDFLVFSGHKMIAPTGIGVLYGKKELLERLEPFFYGGEMIDKVTFKDVSFNVLPYKFEAGTQHIAGAVGLGYTLDYLENLGFEKIEKHIEDLSSYLLSELMKLNFVEIYGPIDNSHKSLVSFNMIGVHPHDVAHILDENFGVATRSGHHCAQPLMSVLKKGSKIDFPNSTVRASVYFYNTKEDIDILVEGLKNVKRWFE; from the coding sequence ATGCACTCAACAGTGTGGTCAGATGAAGATTTTTGTAAAATATTGTCTGATTTTCCTTCATTGAGCAGAGAAATAAATGGAAAGAGATTAGTTTATCTTGATAATGCAGCAAGTACTTTGAAAAGTAAATCCGTCATCGAGAAGATGGCGGATTTTTACCTTTACCACTATTCAAATATCCACAGAGCTGTCCACACACTGGCAAGCGAAGCTACCGTCGAATACGAAAACGCTCGAGAAAAGGTTGCCAAGTTTCTGAATGCAGAAAGCACTGAAGTCATCTTCACAAGCGGGACAACTATGGGAATTAATTTTTTGGTGAATTCTCTTGTTAAAAGTGGATTGTTAAGCTCTGGCGATACTGTATTACTTTCACAAGTTGAGCACCACGCAAATCTCGTTCCTTGGGTCAGGCTTTCGAAATTCTATGGCTTCAAGGTTGAATATATCGAAGCTGACGAGAAAGGGGTAATAACAACCGAAGCTATACGAGAGGCAAAGAAGCACAAGCCGAAAATCGTATCTATCACAGGCCAGTCGAACGTAACAGGTCAACAGATGCCTCTGGAACTCATCAGGGAAACTTTTAACGATTCGATTTTAATAATAGACGGGGCACAGTTAGTCCCGCACAAGAAAATCGATGTTAAAAAGTTGAACATAGACTTTCTCGTTTTTTCAGGGCACAAGATGATCGCTCCAACCGGTATTGGTGTGCTCTATGGTAAGAAGGAGCTCCTTGAAAGGCTTGAACCTTTCTTTTATGGCGGAGAGATGATAGATAAAGTAACTTTCAAAGATGTTTCTTTTAACGTCCTGCCTTACAAATTCGAAGCAGGCACTCAACATATAGCTGGAGCTGTTGGGCTTGGCTATACTTTAGATTATCTTGAAAATCTTGGTTTTGAAAAGATTGAAAAACACATTGAAGATCTTTCATCTTATTTGCTCTCTGAGCTTATGAAACTTAATTTTGTGGAAATCTATGGTCCTATTGATAATTCGCACAAATCTTTGGTATCATTTAATATGATTGGTGTGCATCCGCACGATGTTGCACATATCCTCGATGAAAACTTTGGCGTTGCAACAAGGAGCGGACATCATTGTGCACAACCGTTGATGAGTGTGCTTAAAAAAGGTTCAAAAATCGACTTTCCGAATTCGACCGTAAGGGCGAGTGTGTATTTCTACAACACGAAGGAAGATATCGACATTCTAGTTGAAGGATTAAAAAATGTAAAGAGGTGGTTTGAATGA
- a CDS encoding SufD family Fe-S cluster assembly protein: MEKVERIEKTLRLSHQNLRAIVPQRKTMDIADYPVDDFKPSGNNLLDEWRIKRLSEYLTYKFPVWKRTGLKNLTLPNILPYKGLETIDEEALELLESMDFEGSDRKFVLLADVFSSSGDYIVVEEDTKLIINDISQYDNTLIDVRKGKLELVRLVQNPFHIGNLRIKIREGTEVNLYNLYIGPSNGELIVSNVFIDVEDNSKLIVKDFYFGGKINAGYFGVRLNGENSYADVKPYYLGSTKTVIDILYLMRFYKPNSYGNVDAKGVLAEESKVVFRGIMDILSGAKEVEAHQSNHATLISEKAKVDAIPSLMVDENDVVASHAASSSPIDESMVFYLMTRGIPMKDAQNLIVRGVFETLKEELTAYNLEGVVENALNSVVR; the protein is encoded by the coding sequence ATGGAGAAAGTTGAAAGAATAGAAAAGACATTAAGGTTGAGTCATCAGAATCTCAGAGCAATAGTGCCTCAAAGGAAGACGATGGACATTGCTGATTATCCTGTCGATGATTTTAAACCGAGCGGGAACAACCTCTTGGACGAATGGAGAATAAAAAGGCTATCTGAATATCTGACATACAAGTTTCCTGTATGGAAGAGAACTGGCTTAAAGAATCTTACACTTCCAAATATTCTTCCTTATAAGGGACTTGAGACAATAGACGAAGAAGCTCTTGAATTGCTCGAGAGTATGGATTTCGAAGGTAGCGATAGGAAATTTGTTCTTCTTGCAGATGTTTTCTCTTCAAGCGGAGATTACATTGTAGTCGAAGAAGACACCAAGCTTATCATAAACGACATTAGCCAGTACGATAACACTTTAATCGATGTCAGAAAAGGAAAATTAGAACTCGTTAGACTCGTACAAAATCCGTTCCATATAGGCAATTTAAGGATTAAAATCAGAGAAGGAACAGAAGTAAATCTATATAACTTGTACATTGGACCATCGAATGGAGAATTGATCGTCTCGAACGTTTTCATAGATGTTGAAGATAACTCAAAATTGATAGTGAAAGATTTCTATTTTGGTGGTAAAATAAATGCTGGATACTTCGGTGTCAGGTTGAACGGCGAGAATTCTTACGCAGATGTGAAACCTTACTATCTTGGGAGCACAAAGACGGTCATTGATATTCTCTATCTAATGAGATTTTACAAACCGAACAGTTACGGCAATGTAGATGCGAAAGGTGTCTTGGCTGAGGAATCAAAGGTCGTATTCAGAGGCATAATGGACATACTCAGCGGTGCAAAGGAAGTTGAAGCACACCAAAGCAACCACGCAACTCTTATTTCTGAAAAGGCAAAAGTCGATGCAATACCGAGCCTTATGGTCGACGAAAACGACGTCGTAGCTTCACACGCTGCAAGCAGTTCACCAATAGACGAAAGTATGGTGTTTTACTTGATGACAAGAGGAATACCTATGAAAGATGCGCAGAATTTGATAGTTAGGGGTGTATTTGAAACACTAAAAGAAGAACTAACAGCTTACAATCTGGAAGGGGTTGTTGAGAATGCACTCAACAGTGTGGTCAGATGA
- the sufB gene encoding Fe-S cluster assembly protein SufB, with protein sequence MSDLHELLYELKRKENFELKVNVPAALRLPAGLNKKLVYEISEAKNEPSWMLEHRLKSFDIFEKWHEPDWGVTRDELDLSKIVPYVKPNANKTTTWEEVPEEIKQAFDKLGIPEAERKYLAGVGAQFDSEMIYKNIKEELKKLGVIFIDIETAVKEYPDLLKEYFMKLVPPTDNKYAALHGALWSGGTFLYVPKGVKVPLPLQSYFLFGNPGGGQFEHTVIIADEGSEVTYIEGCTAPKYDVVNLHVGTVEVYVKKGAKLKYLTMQNWSKNMFNLEIKRAIAEDDAVMTWVSGSFGSYKTMVYPATILKGDNSVSENVSISFAGPGQHIDTGSKVIHIGKNTRSTVDARSISIGGGWSFYRGLLKIMENAKHSKASVSCTGLMIDNKSKSDTVPIIEIHNTDSDVGHEAKIGRIKDEQIFYLMSRGLSELEAKGLIVKGFIQPVVQELPFEYAIELNRLVDMEIESSIG encoded by the coding sequence ATGAGTGACCTCCATGAACTTCTGTACGAATTAAAGAGAAAAGAGAATTTCGAGCTGAAAGTCAATGTACCCGCAGCGTTGAGACTTCCTGCAGGGCTCAACAAGAAGTTGGTGTATGAAATATCCGAGGCTAAAAATGAGCCAAGCTGGATGTTAGAACACAGGCTTAAATCATTCGATATATTCGAAAAGTGGCACGAACCGGACTGGGGCGTTACAAGAGACGAACTCGATCTTTCAAAAATAGTTCCGTACGTTAAACCGAATGCCAATAAGACAACGACGTGGGAGGAAGTTCCTGAAGAAATCAAACAAGCGTTCGATAAACTGGGAATTCCAGAAGCAGAACGCAAGTACTTAGCTGGCGTCGGCGCTCAGTTCGATTCCGAAATGATATACAAGAACATAAAAGAAGAGCTGAAAAAGCTCGGAGTAATATTCATAGATATAGAAACAGCGGTTAAAGAGTATCCTGATCTTCTGAAAGAGTATTTCATGAAGCTTGTTCCACCAACGGATAACAAATACGCTGCACTGCACGGTGCTCTGTGGAGCGGTGGAACGTTCTTGTACGTTCCGAAGGGCGTGAAAGTTCCTCTACCGCTGCAGTCATACTTCCTTTTTGGAAATCCCGGCGGTGGACAATTCGAACATACCGTAATAATAGCCGACGAAGGTAGCGAGGTAACTTACATCGAAGGTTGTACTGCTCCAAAGTACGATGTTGTGAACCTGCACGTCGGAACAGTTGAAGTGTACGTCAAAAAGGGCGCAAAGCTCAAATACCTGACGATGCAAAACTGGAGCAAGAATATGTTCAATTTGGAGATTAAGAGAGCGATAGCTGAAGATGATGCCGTAATGACCTGGGTGTCAGGTTCGTTTGGAAGTTACAAAACGATGGTCTATCCAGCAACGATACTCAAAGGTGACAATTCTGTCTCTGAGAACGTGTCTATATCGTTCGCAGGACCGGGTCAGCATATAGATACTGGCTCAAAGGTTATACACATAGGTAAGAACACCCGCTCTACAGTTGATGCAAGGAGCATAAGCATCGGCGGTGGATGGTCTTTCTACCGAGGACTGTTAAAGATCATGGAGAACGCAAAGCACTCAAAAGCGAGCGTCAGCTGTACAGGTTTAATGATAGATAATAAGTCTAAGAGCGATACAGTACCAATAATCGAGATACACAACACCGACTCAGATGTAGGGCACGAAGCGAAGATCGGCAGGATAAAAGACGAGCAGATATTCTACCTGATGAGCAGAGGATTGAGCGAGCTTGAGGCAAAGGGGCTCATTGTAAAAGGATTCATACAGCCAGTCGTGCAGGAACTTCCATTTGAATATGCAATCGAGTTGAATAGGCTCGTCGATATGGAAATAGAATCGTCCATAGGCTGA
- the sufC gene encoding Fe-S cluster assembly ATPase SufC, translated as MLLQVKDLVAKLSESDKVILKGVNLEINPGEVHAIMGPNGSGKSTLANVIMGNPKYEVVSGDIFFEGESILELRTDERAQRGIMMTFQNPYEIEGVKLDQLLLIAYRKLHGEDKTFFQLDKEMKSILNDVSLPSEFLERFVNLGFSGGERKKGEILQARFLKPKLLILDEIDSGLDVDALRIVASQINKLKEEGTSLLIITHYARILNYLDVDKVHVYVDGKVALTGDKSLAYEVEETGYAIVNGSSQNA; from the coding sequence ATGCTTCTGCAAGTAAAGGATTTAGTGGCGAAGTTGAGCGAATCGGATAAGGTAATTCTCAAAGGTGTGAATCTTGAAATTAATCCCGGTGAAGTGCACGCAATAATGGGACCGAACGGTTCTGGAAAGTCTACTCTGGCAAATGTGATAATGGGAAATCCGAAATATGAGGTTGTCTCTGGAGACATATTTTTTGAGGGCGAATCAATACTCGAGCTGAGAACGGACGAGCGCGCTCAGAGAGGTATAATGATGACATTCCAGAATCCATACGAAATAGAGGGCGTTAAACTTGACCAGCTCCTGCTCATAGCTTACAGAAAACTCCACGGAGAAGATAAGACTTTCTTCCAGCTCGATAAGGAGATGAAGTCCATATTAAACGATGTTTCTCTTCCTTCTGAGTTCCTTGAAAGGTTCGTAAATCTTGGATTTTCTGGTGGGGAAAGGAAGAAGGGCGAAATTCTCCAAGCAAGGTTCTTAAAACCAAAGCTCTTAATATTGGACGAAATAGATTCTGGACTTGATGTCGATGCGTTGAGAATAGTCGCTTCTCAGATTAACAAGCTAAAAGAAGAGGGAACTTCTCTGCTCATAATAACCCACTACGCGAGGATTCTTAATTACTTAGACGTTGATAAAGTGCACGTTTACGTCGACGGTAAGGTTGCTCTCACGGGCGACAAGTCGTTAGCTTATGAAGTTGAAGAGACTGGCTATGCAATAGTCAACGGCTCTTCGCAAAATGCATAA
- a CDS encoding ECF transporter S component has product MEKSSKFNTMVLVLIPVAVGINYAGKFFAELLKLPLWLDSIGTVLAAMLAGPVVGGISGAINNIIYGLTMGPVSFIYALTSIGIGVAAGLLYKGKMFENALRALISGLIIALVATVISVPINVIFWEGQTGNVWGDALFAFLRSKNVGIWPASFFDELVVDLVDKVLTVYIAFGIFKALPKSLVSSFREE; this is encoded by the coding sequence ATGGAAAAGTCTTCAAAGTTCAACACGATGGTTCTTGTACTTATACCAGTTGCGGTGGGTATAAACTATGCGGGTAAGTTCTTTGCCGAATTGCTCAAGTTACCACTTTGGCTTGATTCGATAGGTACAGTTCTTGCGGCGATGCTTGCCGGTCCAGTTGTCGGCGGAATAAGCGGTGCTATCAACAACATAATATACGGCTTGACGATGGGACCCGTTTCCTTCATCTACGCGCTCACGAGCATAGGTATAGGTGTAGCAGCTGGTTTGCTCTATAAGGGCAAGATGTTTGAGAACGCTCTCAGGGCGCTCATAAGCGGTCTAATTATTGCACTCGTTGCGACGGTTATATCTGTTCCAATCAACGTGATATTCTGGGAAGGACAGACAGGCAATGTTTGGGGAGATGCACTCTTTGCGTTTCTGAGATCAAAGAATGTGGGTATATGGCCTGCTTCGTTCTTCGATGAGCTTGTTGTTGACCTTGTCGATAAGGTACTCACCGTCTACATAGCATTTGGAATATTCAAAGCGCTTCCGAAATCGTTGGTAAGCTCGTTCAGAGAAGAATAA
- a CDS encoding energy-coupling factor transporter transmembrane component T family protein produces MKVLSLYVENDTPVHKLAPSTKLWYAFSSVIIAFLFSSLWIGAVLLSISLLLSLVAKVFRHMLKLIGAVLIVSLTMLFIQGMYYQGNETLVFSLWKFHFYKEGLIHALLLILRVFNMIVSFGILILTTKPSDLVTDLVQNGLSPRFGYVLSSVLQVIPQMISTSYTIIDAQKSRGLDTEGSVLKKLRAFFALIGPLVLSSLVEARERAVAIELRGFSIEGTRTFVNPVVESHADRWIKMFTKTLVIFAIAWRGLLWIIQR; encoded by the coding sequence TTGAAGGTACTGAGTCTTTATGTTGAAAATGATACGCCAGTTCATAAGCTTGCACCTTCCACGAAGCTCTGGTACGCTTTTTCATCAGTTATAATAGCATTCTTATTTAGTTCATTGTGGATAGGAGCAGTGCTCCTATCCATATCTTTATTACTATCTTTAGTAGCAAAGGTATTTCGACATATGTTAAAGCTAATCGGTGCTGTGCTTATCGTTTCTCTTACAATGCTCTTCATACAAGGCATGTACTATCAAGGCAATGAAACACTCGTTTTTTCGCTTTGGAAGTTTCATTTTTACAAAGAGGGTCTGATTCACGCTTTATTATTGATACTCAGGGTTTTCAACATGATAGTTTCGTTTGGAATATTGATTCTCACAACCAAACCTTCTGATTTGGTTACGGATCTTGTTCAAAACGGACTTTCACCGAGATTTGGATACGTCTTGTCTTCTGTTCTTCAAGTCATACCCCAGATGATTTCAACATCCTACACGATAATAGATGCGCAGAAATCAAGGGGACTCGATACAGAAGGTAGTGTTTTAAAAAAATTGAGAGCGTTCTTCGCACTCATAGGACCTCTCGTTTTGAGTTCGCTTGTGGAGGCACGTGAGAGGGCGGTAGCTATCGAACTGAGAGGCTTCAGCATTGAAGGGACAAGAACATTTGTAAACCCTGTTGTTGAGAGCCATGCTGATAGATGGATAAAAATGTTTACAAAGACATTGGTTATATTTGCAATTGCATGGAGGGGCTTGTTGTGGATAATCCAAAGATAG
- a CDS encoding energy-coupling factor ABC transporter ATP-binding protein, producing MDNPKIVVDNLSYRYPTAQRFAIENISFSVSKGEFVGVIGRNGSGKSTLCLSISGLAPKLFRGKRLGSVLIDGVDVLEMSRRDVIKKVGLVLQNPFSQISGAKMTVFEEVAFGLENLGIERDEMIEKVEAILKRVGLWEKKFENPFELSGGQLQRLAIASMLVLEPEVIILDEPTSQLDPQGTVEVFEILTELRKSGFTIILVEHKLEKLVEYADRILFLNDGKLIAYDEPEKVFSMEEVETYGVGMPIYTSFCKKLNIRNQSGYYPVKFDETVQLIRSLNGIA from the coding sequence GTGGATAATCCAAAGATAGTTGTTGATAACTTGAGCTATCGCTATCCAACTGCGCAGAGGTTTGCCATAGAGAATATCTCGTTTAGCGTTTCAAAAGGTGAATTTGTTGGAGTCATCGGGCGAAATGGTTCTGGAAAATCGACATTATGCCTCTCTATATCAGGGCTCGCACCAAAGCTTTTCCGTGGTAAGCGCCTTGGTTCTGTTCTTATCGATGGTGTAGACGTGCTTGAAATGTCAAGGCGAGATGTTATTAAAAAGGTAGGTTTAGTGCTTCAAAATCCTTTTTCACAGATAAGTGGGGCAAAAATGACGGTGTTCGAAGAAGTTGCTTTCGGTCTTGAAAACCTTGGGATCGAGAGAGATGAGATGATTGAGAAAGTTGAAGCCATTTTGAAAAGAGTGGGGCTTTGGGAGAAAAAATTCGAAAATCCATTTGAACTCTCTGGCGGGCAATTGCAGAGGTTGGCAATAGCGAGTATGTTGGTGCTTGAGCCTGAAGTGATAATTTTGGACGAACCTACATCTCAACTCGACCCACAGGGAACTGTCGAAGTCTTCGAGATATTAACCGAGCTGAGAAAAAGCGGTTTCACAATCATTTTGGTTGAGCACAAATTGGAAAAACTCGTGGAATATGCAGACAGAATATTATTCTTAAATGATGGAAAATTAATAGCATACGATGAGCCGGAGAAGGTATTCTCAATGGAAGAGGTTGAGACTTATGGAGTAGGTATGCCAATTTACACGTCTTTTTGCAAAAAGCTGAATATTAGAAATCAAAGCGGATATTATCCGGTGAAGTTTGATGAAACCGTTCAACTGATAAGGTCGCTGAATGGTATAGCATAG
- a CDS encoding energy-coupling factor ABC transporter ATP-binding protein — translation MNITSSLESKFEKSLITVQNLYFTYKDEEYVLKNISVEIDSRPTAIVGQNGAGKTTFVKLLKGLLTPSKGDIFVCGMNTKDKTVAELSKVIGLVFQNPSDQIFKSKVIDEVMFGPLNILKDKQEAYKKSIKALEIVGLNGREHDHPYDLTLSERKLLCLASVLAMEPDILILDEPTIAQDRYSVKRLGEIIQELIKNGKSVITITHDMDFVLENFERTIVFNEGIIVSDGETEKVLGDDEIIQKSHLETPWIIRLSRVLDRTPRSIFEILERGQENI, via the coding sequence GTGAACATTACGAGCAGTTTAGAATCTAAATTTGAAAAATCACTGATAACCGTTCAGAATCTGTACTTCACCTACAAAGATGAAGAGTATGTATTAAAAAATATATCCGTTGAAATCGACAGCAGGCCTACTGCAATCGTAGGGCAAAACGGAGCGGGTAAGACAACATTCGTCAAGCTTTTAAAAGGTCTTCTGACACCCTCTAAGGGCGATATTTTTGTCTGCGGTATGAACACAAAGGATAAGACAGTGGCAGAACTTTCAAAAGTCATAGGGCTCGTCTTCCAAAATCCATCAGACCAGATATTCAAAAGCAAAGTGATAGATGAAGTTATGTTTGGACCACTAAACATTTTAAAAGATAAGCAGGAGGCTTACAAAAAGTCTATCAAAGCTCTTGAAATTGTCGGGCTAAATGGCCGTGAGCATGACCATCCGTACGATTTGACACTATCTGAGAGAAAACTCCTCTGTCTTGCATCGGTGCTTGCTATGGAGCCAGACATTCTGATCTTAGACGAGCCAACGATCGCTCAGGATAGGTATTCTGTAAAGAGATTGGGTGAAATTATCCAAGAGCTTATAAAGAACGGAAAGAGTGTTATAACTATCACGCACGATATGGATTTTGTCCTTGAGAATTTTGAAAGAACAATAGTATTTAACGAAGGGATTATAGTCTCAGATGGTGAGACCGAGAAAGTATTGGGCGATGACGAAATAATCCAAAAGTCGCATCTTGAAACACCTTGGATAATAAGATTGAGCAGGGTTTTAGATAGAACACCGAGAAGTATTTTTGAAATTCTTGAGAGAGGTCAAGAAAATATATAA
- a CDS encoding M48 family metallopeptidase: MNTFALIFVAVIVVRAVWDILLDWLNLRYTLSPASIIPEVLKDKLTMEDFAKAKSYLKDRTYFGILSKLVSLAVDLVLILKIFPLLENVVSAKSSVILQAILFFALYYLIEKIVELPFKVYSTFVIEQKYGFNTTTPKLFARDEIISTLLAAAIGFPIIAVIMMVIKYTVWWWQLSLFAILFILFFSFIQPILIAPLFYKFSKLEDEELEEKINQILNRAKIKVPNIFKMDASRRTKKQNAYVTGIGKSRRLVLFDTILSYSHDEILAVVAHELGHHVRRHLPKLIILNALFIAFVLYLTNWTYNFINSAKIFGASQPYTNFAYAFIFISSLMFFIEPLVNFFSRKMEYEADEYSAKLLGTSEPLISSLKRLVKENLSNPNPMPLYKAWHYSHPAPEERIKHLLELKI, encoded by the coding sequence ATGAACACTTTCGCTCTTATTTTCGTAGCCGTAATTGTAGTAAGAGCTGTTTGGGATATCTTGCTCGATTGGTTAAATCTCAGGTATACTTTAAGTCCAGCTTCGATTATTCCTGAAGTTTTGAAAGACAAATTGACAATGGAAGATTTTGCAAAGGCGAAGAGCTATTTAAAAGACAGGACCTACTTCGGAATTCTTAGCAAACTTGTGAGCCTTGCTGTTGATTTGGTTCTTATCTTGAAAATTTTCCCGCTGTTAGAGAATGTTGTATCAGCAAAAAGTTCAGTGATACTTCAAGCCATATTGTTCTTTGCTTTGTATTATTTGATCGAGAAAATTGTCGAATTGCCATTCAAGGTTTACTCAACTTTCGTGATAGAACAGAAATACGGATTCAACACCACTACGCCGAAACTATTCGCGAGAGATGAAATAATAAGCACATTGTTGGCAGCTGCAATAGGCTTTCCGATAATTGCTGTAATTATGATGGTTATCAAATATACGGTGTGGTGGTGGCAGCTATCACTATTCGCAATTCTTTTCATTTTATTCTTCTCTTTCATACAGCCCATACTTATAGCTCCGCTGTTCTATAAGTTCTCAAAACTTGAAGATGAAGAGCTTGAAGAGAAGATAAATCAGATACTCAATAGAGCAAAAATCAAAGTTCCAAATATCTTCAAAATGGATGCATCAAGAAGAACTAAGAAGCAAAATGCATATGTTACAGGCATAGGAAAATCGAGAAGACTTGTGTTGTTCGATACAATCCTGAGCTATTCGCATGACGAAATATTAGCAGTTGTAGCACATGAGCTCGGACATCATGTGAGAAGGCACTTGCCTAAGCTAATAATTCTCAACGCTTTATTCATAGCTTTCGTCTTATATCTCACAAACTGGACGTACAACTTTATAAACAGTGCCAAAATTTTTGGAGCATCACAACCATACACAAACTTTGCCTACGCTTTCATATTCATCTCTTCTTTGATGTTCTTCATTGAGCCTTTGGTTAACTTCTTCTCTCGAAAAATGGAGTACGAAGCGGATGAATATTCCGCAAAGCTCTTAGGAACATCCGAGCCTTTGATCTCATCTTTGAAAAGGCTTGTAAAAGAGAATCTGTCCAACCCGAACCCTATGCCTCTATACAAAGCATGGCATTACTCGCATCCGGCTCCAGAAGAGAGAATAAAACATCTTTTGGAGCTGAAAATTTGA
- a CDS encoding thermonuclease family protein has product MARRRKQTISLGSLVTAIIVLIVLFLQQQGEFKKATVLEVIDGDTIKVSIAGEEYKVRLIGVNTPETKHPVKKVEYYGPEAKAFTKKFLTGRTVYLEFDVGEKDRYGRLLAYVWLEKPKDRTNEEIRKKMFNAILLLEGYAQVMTVQPNVKYVDYFIEYQREARENNKGLWGYNKKRNSK; this is encoded by the coding sequence GTGGCAAGAAGGAGAAAGCAAACCATATCTCTCGGAAGCTTAGTTACAGCGATAATTGTGCTGATTGTTCTTTTCTTACAGCAACAGGGTGAATTCAAAAAAGCAACAGTATTAGAAGTTATAGACGGAGATACAATCAAAGTCAGTATAGCCGGGGAAGAGTACAAAGTCCGGCTTATAGGTGTTAACACACCTGAAACGAAACACCCGGTGAAGAAAGTGGAATATTACGGTCCGGAAGCGAAGGCTTTTACAAAAAAGTTCTTAACGGGCAGAACTGTATATCTTGAATTTGATGTTGGAGAAAAGGATAGGTACGGAAGACTTCTTGCGTATGTCTGGCTCGAGAAACCGAAAGATAGAACAAATGAAGAAATTAGAAAGAAAATGTTCAATGCCATATTGTTGCTCGAAGGGTATGCGCAAGTAATGACAGTTCAACCTAATGTTAAATATGTGGATTATTTTATAGAATACCAACGCGAAGCGAGAGAAAATAACAAAGGATTGTGGGGGTATAACAAGAAGAGAAATAGCAAATAA